In Zunongwangia profunda SM-A87, the following proteins share a genomic window:
- a CDS encoding arsenate reductase ArsC, giving the protein MKNILVLCRGNSCRSQIAHGYLNYFAFKKAKVYSAGIETHGVNPRAIAAMQEDGIDIKTHTSNLIAEYKHIDFDYIISVCDHVKSHCSIRFSSSAVRIHQHFRDPSAVKGNNRKIHEAFEVTRLGIKHFCRAFVKQYL; this is encoded by the coding sequence ATGAAAAACATTCTCGTGTTATGTAGGGGAAATTCATGCCGTAGTCAGATCGCTCACGGATACTTAAATTATTTTGCATTTAAAAAAGCTAAGGTCTATAGTGCGGGAATAGAAACGCATGGAGTAAACCCACGTGCCATCGCTGCAATGCAGGAAGATGGTATTGATATTAAAACGCATACCAGCAATCTGATAGCGGAATATAAGCATATTGATTTTGACTATATCATTAGTGTTTGCGATCATGTAAAATCACATTGTTCCATTAGATTTTCATCCAGTGCCGTTAGAATACATCAGCATTTTAGAGACCCATCGGCGGTAAAGGGTAATAATAGAAAGATCCATGAAGCTTTTGAAGTTACCAGGCTTGGGATTAAACATTTTTGCAGGGCCTTTGTAAAACAATATTTATAA
- a CDS encoding SDR family oxidoreductase has translation MEKILIAGATGQTGKRIIEILNSSQNFNPVAMIRKEEQKQIFDDMGVESVLADLEGEVKHAFEGVDKVIFAAGSGGSTGPEKTTAIDEEGAIKMIDAAKANNIKKFVMLSSMGTDNPEDGGDLEHYLRAKKKADDHLRESGVPFTIVQPGSLSDELGRARVKVAEKLGEYGEIARDDVAFLMVMSLADPLTKNMSFEALEGETPVKQALIELSGIG, from the coding sequence ATGGAAAAAATATTAATTGCCGGAGCAACCGGACAAACAGGAAAAAGAATTATTGAAATACTCAATAGCTCTCAAAATTTTAATCCTGTAGCGATGATAAGGAAGGAAGAGCAAAAACAGATTTTTGATGATATGGGCGTTGAAAGTGTACTTGCCGATCTTGAAGGTGAGGTAAAACATGCTTTTGAAGGAGTAGATAAAGTGATATTTGCTGCAGGTTCTGGCGGAAGTACCGGCCCAGAAAAAACAACTGCTATAGACGAAGAAGGCGCCATAAAAATGATTGATGCTGCAAAAGCAAACAATATAAAAAAGTTTGTTATGTTAAGTTCTATGGGGACAGACAATCCTGAAGATGGCGGAGATCTGGAACATTATTTACGAGCAAAGAAAAAAGCAGACGATCATCTTCGCGAAAGTGGCGTTCCTTTTACAATTGTACAACCAGGAAGTCTAAGCGATGAACTTGGCCGGGCTCGCGTAAAAGTTGCAGAGAAACTTGGTGAATATGGCGAAATTGCCCGTGACGATGTTGCCTTTTTAATGGTCATGTCTTTAGCAGACCCATTAACTAAAAATATGAGTTTTGAAGCCCTGGAAGGAGAAACTCCTGTAAAACAAGCACTAATAGAACTAAGCGGAATTGGATAA
- a CDS encoding aspartate kinase, which translates to MKVFKFGGASVKDTAGVKNVLKVLQKHNNPDKLIVISAMGKTTNALEVIIQKYLAEQSPEAEIEHLRLFHVEIMNGLFEHKKAAVFEKINQFFTILRNFLEHNKSKQYDFVYDQIIGFGELISTTIVSEFLSRNGIRNTWIDVRDVIKTDSTYRDAKVDWETTQKKIIAAINPGTISITQGFIGSDSNNFTTSLGREGSDYTAGIFAYCLNAESVTIWKDVPGVLNADPREFKTTTLLQQISYEEAIELAFYGASVIHPKTLQPLQRKEIPLFVKSFFHPENEGTKVCRGNGCAVIPQLPCFIVKKNQALISLSSRDFSFMVEENISEVFQLFHQYQMKVDLIQNSAISFSVCVDNKFNQLEKLIQHLKAKFRVEYQTGVSLYTIRHFNESAINSVEKGKKVLLKQLTHNTVQMVTAG; encoded by the coding sequence ATGAAAGTCTTCAAATTTGGTGGAGCTTCTGTAAAAGATACGGCAGGTGTAAAGAATGTGCTAAAGGTACTGCAAAAGCACAACAATCCGGATAAATTGATTGTGATTTCAGCCATGGGAAAAACCACCAATGCGCTGGAAGTTATTATTCAGAAATATTTGGCAGAACAATCTCCTGAAGCTGAAATTGAACACTTAAGGCTGTTTCATGTAGAAATCATGAACGGACTTTTTGAACATAAGAAAGCTGCGGTTTTCGAAAAAATCAATCAGTTTTTTACTATTCTCAGAAACTTTCTTGAACATAATAAATCGAAACAATACGATTTTGTTTACGATCAAATTATAGGTTTTGGAGAGTTGATTTCTACCACTATCGTAAGTGAATTTTTATCGAGAAACGGAATAAGAAATACCTGGATCGATGTTCGCGATGTTATAAAAACCGATAGCACCTATCGTGATGCAAAAGTAGACTGGGAAACCACTCAGAAAAAAATTATTGCAGCAATTAATCCGGGAACCATTAGTATTACACAGGGTTTTATTGGTTCAGACTCTAATAATTTTACCACCAGCCTGGGGCGCGAAGGCAGTGATTATACCGCAGGGATCTTCGCATACTGCTTAAATGCCGAGAGTGTAACAATCTGGAAAGATGTTCCAGGCGTGTTAAACGCTGATCCCCGTGAATTTAAAACGACTACTTTATTACAGCAGATTTCTTATGAAGAAGCGATAGAACTGGCTTTTTATGGCGCATCGGTGATTCATCCAAAAACCTTACAGCCATTACAGCGAAAGGAAATTCCACTTTTTGTAAAGTCTTTTTTCCACCCCGAAAATGAAGGCACAAAAGTGTGCCGGGGTAACGGTTGTGCGGTAATTCCGCAATTACCCTGTTTTATTGTCAAGAAAAATCAGGCATTAATTTCTTTATCTTCCCGGGATTTTTCGTTTATGGTAGAAGAAAATATTAGCGAAGTATTTCAGCTTTTTCATCAATATCAGATGAAAGTTGATCTTATACAAAATTCGGCCATCAGCTTTTCAGTGTGTGTGGACAACAAGTTTAACCAACTCGAAAAATTAATTCAGCACTTAAAAGCAAAATTTCGCGTTGAATATCAAACCGGAGTTTCATTATATACCATTCGACATTTTAATGAATCGGCAATAAATTCAGTAGAAAAGGGCAAAAAAGTATTATTAAAGCAGCTTACTCATAACACGGTACAGATGGTTACCGCCGGTTAA
- a CDS encoding GNAT family N-acetyltransferase — protein MNIEVRKATKQDMPAVLKLINELAKFENEPDAVEITVKDLENDGFGDRPLFECFVAEANDTIEGMALFYYRYSTWKGKTVHLEDLVVSEAFRGKGLGKALYTKVIQYSKQQGCKRTEWVVLDWNTNAVEFYKNSGATVFDEWRTVQMDEAAMDSFCDKTR, from the coding sequence ATGAATATAGAAGTAAGAAAAGCTACAAAACAAGATATGCCAGCGGTTCTTAAACTCATTAATGAACTGGCTAAATTTGAGAACGAACCTGATGCGGTGGAAATTACCGTAAAGGATTTAGAAAATGATGGTTTTGGAGATCGCCCATTATTTGAATGCTTCGTAGCAGAAGCTAATGACACTATCGAAGGGATGGCATTGTTCTACTATCGTTATTCCACATGGAAAGGAAAAACAGTTCATCTTGAAGATTTGGTAGTAAGCGAAGCCTTTCGCGGAAAAGGACTCGGAAAGGCATTATATACCAAGGTTATCCAATATTCCAAGCAGCAAGGTTGTAAGCGCACAGAATGGGTAGTTTTAGACTGGAATACCAATGCCGTTGAATTTTATAAAAACAGTGGCGCTACAGTTTTTGATGAATGGCGAACCGTACAAATGGATGAAGCCGCAATGGACTCCTTTTGCGATAAAACCCGTTAA
- a CDS encoding GNAT family N-acyltransferase → MGFVSAKEVARVMNLDKMGFLGTTVGWVVLRTTKLSRLNKEYQQRKNLKGVAFIDSILEGFEIQFDIPEKDLKRIPKSGPFITISNHPLGGIDGMILMKLLLEQREDYKIIANFLLHRLDPLRPYIMPVNPFETHKDAKSSVGGIKEAIAHLREGHGLGMFPAGEVSTYKDEKLIVDKPWEPVAMRLIQKAKVPVVPIYFHAKNSTFFYRLASMSDVLRTAKLPSEMLSQKRRKINVRIGNPISVEDQSEFKDLESFTAYLRRKTYMLANVFEKKKLFEKIPHTLKLPKAPKKIATEMKSELMEAEVENCRELDKRLLISKNYEVFLAKREIIPNIVQELGRLREITFREIGEGTNNPVDLDPFDDYYYHLFLWDNETNKVAGAYRMGMGAEIFKDHGINGFYLQDLFRFEPELYKMMSKSIEMGRAFIIKEYQQKPMPLFLLWKGIVHCTLRFPEHKYLIGGVSISNKFSNFSKSLMIEFMRSNYYDPYVAQYIRPKKEFKVKLEDADKDIVFDKSEADLNKFDKIIDEIEPENLRLPVLIKKYIKQNAKVVAFNVDPLFNNAVDGLMYIRIADLPESTVKPVMEEFQKELEEKHQNSH, encoded by the coding sequence ATGGGATTTGTAAGCGCCAAAGAAGTAGCTCGAGTAATGAATCTCGACAAAATGGGTTTTCTGGGAACCACAGTAGGCTGGGTGGTATTAAGAACCACCAAGCTTTCCAGGTTAAATAAAGAATATCAACAACGAAAAAACCTTAAAGGTGTAGCCTTTATCGATTCTATACTTGAAGGTTTCGAAATTCAGTTTGATATCCCGGAAAAAGACCTAAAACGTATCCCAAAGAGCGGTCCCTTTATAACCATTTCTAACCATCCACTTGGCGGTATCGATGGAATGATTTTGATGAAACTTTTATTAGAACAAAGGGAAGATTATAAAATAATAGCTAATTTTTTATTACATCGACTGGACCCCTTACGACCGTATATTATGCCGGTAAATCCTTTTGAGACACACAAAGATGCAAAATCAAGCGTTGGAGGGATTAAAGAAGCTATTGCGCATTTGCGCGAGGGTCACGGGCTGGGAATGTTTCCCGCGGGTGAAGTTTCCACTTATAAAGACGAAAAACTAATTGTAGATAAACCCTGGGAACCGGTCGCCATGCGTTTAATACAAAAAGCCAAAGTTCCTGTTGTACCCATTTATTTTCACGCTAAAAACAGTACTTTTTTCTATCGTTTAGCCTCGATGAGCGATGTCTTACGAACGGCAAAACTACCAAGTGAAATGCTCTCCCAGAAACGCCGAAAAATAAATGTACGCATAGGAAATCCAATATCTGTAGAAGATCAATCCGAGTTTAAGGATCTAGAATCCTTTACTGCCTATTTACGGCGAAAAACCTATATGCTGGCCAATGTTTTTGAAAAGAAGAAACTTTTTGAAAAAATCCCGCATACTTTAAAGCTTCCAAAAGCTCCTAAAAAGATCGCGACAGAAATGAAATCTGAGCTTATGGAGGCTGAAGTTGAAAATTGCCGTGAGTTAGATAAACGTCTGCTCATTTCTAAAAACTATGAGGTTTTTCTGGCTAAACGGGAAATAATTCCAAATATAGTACAGGAACTTGGACGATTGCGTGAAATCACATTTAGAGAAATTGGTGAAGGCACCAATAACCCGGTAGATTTAGATCCTTTTGATGATTATTATTACCACCTTTTTCTTTGGGATAACGAGACCAATAAAGTAGCCGGGGCATACCGAATGGGAATGGGGGCCGAAATTTTTAAAGACCATGGCATCAATGGTTTTTATCTACAGGATCTCTTTAGATTTGAGCCTGAATTGTATAAAATGATGAGCAAATCTATCGAAATGGGTAGAGCTTTTATCATTAAAGAATACCAGCAAAAACCAATGCCGCTATTTTTACTATGGAAAGGTATCGTGCATTGTACACTTCGTTTCCCAGAACATAAATATCTAATTGGAGGAGTAAGTATTAGTAATAAGTTTTCTAACTTCTCTAAATCCCTGATGATCGAATTTATGCGCTCTAATTATTATGATCCTTATGTCGCACAGTATATTCGACCAAAAAAAGAATTTAAAGTAAAGCTTGAAGATGCCGACAAAGACATTGTTTTTGATAAAAGTGAAGCCGATTTAAATAAATTCGATAAAATTATAGATGAAATAGAACCTGAAAATCTACGATTACCGGTATTAATTAAAAAATACATTAAGCAAAATGCCAAAGTAGTGGCTTTTAATGTAGACCCTTTGTTTAACAATGCAGTAGATGGCTTAATGTATATAAGGATCGCTGATCTTCCTGAAAGTACCGTAAAACCGGTTATGGAGGAATTCCAGAAAGAACTGGAAGAGAAACATCAGAACAGTCATTAA
- a CDS encoding TerB family tellurite resistance protein, with the protein MSFSDLFGSGEHLRNLSHFAAIVNLAAVDGAINEAEENLLRRFARKLDITESEYNKVLENPKGYPLTPSHDTERRLERLHDLFRIIFADHLIDDEEAELIKRYAIGLGFSSQASEKIIKRSVQIFGGQISFEDYQYLLEKEN; encoded by the coding sequence ATGTCATTTTCAGATTTATTCGGCTCGGGAGAGCATTTAAGAAATTTAAGTCATTTTGCAGCAATTGTGAATCTTGCTGCCGTAGACGGCGCTATTAATGAGGCCGAAGAAAACCTATTAAGACGTTTTGCCAGAAAACTGGATATTACCGAAAGTGAATATAACAAGGTACTGGAGAATCCTAAAGGATATCCATTAACTCCTTCTCATGATACAGAAAGACGCTTAGAACGACTTCATGACCTATTTAGAATTATTTTTGCAGATCATCTTATTGATGACGAAGAAGCCGAACTGATAAAACGTTATGCCATTGGGCTTGGTTTTTCCAGTCAGGCTTCCGAAAAGATTATCAAAAGATCTGTACAGATTTTTGGTGGACAGATTTCTTTTGAAGATTATCAGTATTTGTTAGAGAAAGAGAATTAA
- a CDS encoding 2-hydroxyacid dehydrogenase, translating to MIILHADTNHSKLIELLADAGHHNIEGFTQSREETLQNQHLYDGIVIRSRYTIDKDFLDAAPNLKFIARVGAGLENIDVAYAKESGVQLFSAPEGNRNAVGEHTLGMLLSLFNKLNKADREVREGLWNREDNRGIELDGKTVGIIGYGNMGKAFAKKLRGFDVEVLCYDIKDDVDDSNATQVNWEEFTEKCDVVSLHTPWTKETDKMVNTAFIESFAKPFWFINTARGKNVVTEDLVYALRSGQVLGAGLDVLEYEKSSFESLFANKKNVAVSAAEPLPEAMRELMFMPNTILSPHIAGWTVESHEKLATVIANKIIKQFGKGEE from the coding sequence ATGATCATTTTACACGCCGATACGAATCACTCGAAGTTGATTGAGCTATTGGCAGATGCCGGGCATCACAATATTGAAGGATTTACACAAAGCAGGGAAGAAACTTTGCAAAACCAGCATTTATATGATGGAATTGTAATAAGGAGCAGGTATACAATAGACAAAGATTTTCTTGATGCAGCACCAAATCTAAAGTTTATTGCAAGGGTAGGAGCCGGTCTGGAAAATATCGATGTAGCATATGCAAAAGAAAGTGGAGTACAATTATTCTCGGCTCCCGAAGGTAACCGAAATGCGGTAGGAGAGCATACGTTAGGCATGTTGTTATCCCTTTTCAATAAATTGAATAAAGCTGATAGAGAAGTTAGAGAAGGGCTTTGGAACCGTGAAGATAATCGCGGAATCGAGCTGGATGGAAAAACCGTGGGAATTATTGGTTACGGAAATATGGGAAAGGCTTTTGCTAAAAAATTAAGAGGTTTTGATGTAGAAGTACTTTGCTATGATATTAAAGATGATGTAGACGATAGTAATGCAACCCAGGTAAATTGGGAAGAGTTTACCGAAAAATGCGATGTGGTAAGTTTACATACACCCTGGACCAAGGAAACCGATAAAATGGTTAATACAGCATTTATCGAATCTTTTGCAAAGCCTTTCTGGTTTATCAATACGGCACGTGGTAAGAACGTAGTGACAGAGGATTTAGTTTATGCACTACGATCAGGACAGGTTTTAGGCGCAGGGTTAGATGTTTTGGAATACGAAAAATCATCTTTTGAGAGCTTGTTTGCAAACAAGAAAAACGTAGCTGTTAGCGCTGCCGAGCCATTACCGGAAGCTATGCGTGAACTTATGTTTATGCCCAATACAATTTTGAGTCCGCATATAGCAGGTTGGACGGTAGAGTCGCATGAAAAGTTAGCCACAGTAATTGCCAATAAAATTATTAAGCAATTTGGTAAAGGCGAAGAATAA
- the mgtE gene encoding magnesium transporter: protein MQFQISTELIEKIQFLIEQRNDEELLLHLEDVHHADIAEIITELSLDDATYLVRLLDSGKTSEAIMELEEGVRERILETLSAKEIADELVEMDTDDAADIMNELSPELQKQVISEIQDEQHAEDIVELLRYPEDSAGGLMAKELVKVNENWSVTGCMTEMRAQAENVTRVHSIYVVDDKNRLKGRLSLKDLLTAASNENIRDVYIPNVDYVNVHTEGEEVARIMQKYDLEAIPVIDEMGRLVGRITIDDIVDFIKEEAERDYQMAAGISEGVEADDNIFKQTRARLPWLLIGMFGGLGAAGIISGFQGAMAVFPKLLLFVPLIQATAGNVGVQSSAIVVQGLANGSLKGNIIAKRLLKETSLALVNGISIAMIVFIISSVWFDTSYMESLSIGVALISVILLAAMIGTVIPIVLDKNNIDPAVATGPFITTSNDVFGILTYFLIAKVILGF, encoded by the coding sequence ATGCAGTTTCAAATTAGCACCGAACTAATTGAAAAAATTCAATTCCTTATTGAACAAAGGAATGATGAAGAATTGCTATTGCATTTAGAGGATGTGCACCACGCAGATATCGCTGAAATTATTACCGAGCTTAGCCTTGATGACGCAACTTACCTGGTAAGACTGCTTGATAGTGGGAAAACTTCTGAAGCTATAATGGAGCTTGAGGAGGGCGTTAGAGAACGTATTTTAGAAACCTTATCGGCCAAAGAGATCGCAGATGAGTTGGTAGAAATGGATACCGATGATGCTGCCGATATCATGAACGAGCTTTCGCCTGAGTTGCAGAAGCAGGTGATTTCTGAAATTCAGGACGAACAACATGCTGAAGATATTGTAGAGTTGTTGCGTTACCCAGAAGACTCTGCCGGTGGTTTGATGGCAAAAGAGCTAGTGAAAGTTAATGAAAACTGGAGTGTTACCGGTTGTATGACCGAGATGCGTGCCCAGGCAGAAAATGTAACCCGCGTACATTCTATTTATGTGGTAGACGATAAAAATCGCTTAAAAGGAAGACTGTCCTTAAAAGATTTACTTACCGCTGCGAGCAACGAGAATATTAGGGATGTTTATATCCCCAATGTAGATTATGTAAATGTACATACCGAAGGAGAAGAGGTTGCCAGGATCATGCAAAAATATGATTTAGAAGCCATTCCTGTAATCGATGAGATGGGACGTTTGGTAGGTAGAATTACTATTGATGATATTGTAGACTTTATAAAAGAGGAAGCCGAACGTGACTACCAAATGGCGGCCGGTATTTCTGAAGGTGTAGAAGCCGATGATAATATCTTTAAACAAACAAGGGCACGTTTACCCTGGCTTTTAATAGGGATGTTTGGAGGACTGGGAGCGGCAGGAATTATTAGCGGATTTCAGGGGGCTATGGCGGTTTTTCCCAAATTATTGCTTTTTGTGCCTTTAATTCAGGCAACTGCAGGTAATGTAGGAGTGCAATCCAGCGCCATAGTAGTGCAGGGGCTAGCAAATGGAAGTTTAAAGGGAAATATTATCGCAAAGCGGTTATTAAAAGAAACTTCCCTGGCGTTGGTAAACGGAATTTCGATTGCGATGATCGTGTTTATTATAAGTAGTGTTTGGTTTGACACCAGTTATATGGAATCCTTAAGCATTGGAGTGGCCTTAATTTCTGTAATATTACTGGCGGCGATGATAGGAACAGTGATCCCCATTGTTTTAGATAAAAATAATATTGATCCCGCAGTAGCCACAGGACCGTTTATAACAACCAGTAATGATGTTTTTGGGATTCTTACCTATTTTTTAATCGCTAAAGTCATATTGGGCTTCTAA
- a CDS encoding GNAT family N-acetyltransferase: protein MEYQIREAKREDMPKVLELIMELAKHENAEDQVEISVKDLETEGFNNGNFKCFVADVDGKLAGMALVYFRFSTWKGRTVHLEDLIVTESMRGTGLGGALYNQVVKYGYEHGVKRVEWVVSEGNKNAIEFYENTGADIKKNWYTVHMNENVIKKNIEK from the coding sequence ATGGAATATCAGATACGCGAAGCTAAAAGAGAGGACATGCCAAAAGTCCTTGAATTAATAATGGAACTGGCAAAACATGAAAATGCGGAAGATCAGGTTGAAATTTCTGTAAAAGACTTGGAAACCGAAGGTTTTAACAATGGTAATTTTAAATGTTTTGTAGCCGATGTAGACGGCAAACTTGCCGGGATGGCCCTGGTTTACTTTAGGTTCTCTACCTGGAAGGGACGCACCGTACATCTAGAAGACCTCATCGTTACCGAGAGTATGCGAGGTACCGGTTTAGGAGGTGCTTTATATAACCAGGTTGTAAAATATGGATATGAACATGGGGTTAAACGCGTAGAGTGGGTAGTCTCTGAAGGAAATAAAAATGCGATAGAATTTTACGAAAATACCGGAGCCGATATTAAAAAGAACTGGTATACTGTACATATGAATGAAAACGTTATTAAAAAGAATATTGAAAAATAA
- the fbp gene encoding class 1 fructose-bisphosphatase, which translates to MTKTRPTLGEFIIDNQQDFPYSTGELSRLIRSIRLAAKVVNHEVNKAGLVDITGAAGEQNIQGEDQQKLDVFANNIFIQTLTNREIVCGIASEENDDFITIAGSRNDHKNKYVVLMDPLDGSSNIDVNVSVGTIFSIYRRVTPLGTPVTSEDFLQPGNLQVAAGYIIYGTSTMLVYTTGHGVNGFTLNPALGSWYLSHPDMKFPENGNIYSINEGNYAHFPTGVKKYIKYCQEEEGDRPYTSRYIGSMVSDIHRNMIKGGIYIYPKSTKYDKGKLRLLYECNPMAFIVEQAGGKASDGYQRVMDIMPTELHERSAIFCGSKKMVEKAEAFMKEFGD; encoded by the coding sequence ATGACTAAAACCAGACCCACGCTCGGTGAGTTTATCATCGATAATCAACAGGATTTCCCGTATTCTACAGGAGAATTATCCAGATTAATACGTTCTATTCGTTTAGCTGCAAAAGTAGTAAATCACGAAGTAAATAAAGCAGGACTTGTGGATATTACCGGTGCAGCCGGGGAACAAAACATTCAGGGGGAAGATCAGCAAAAATTAGATGTATTCGCAAATAATATATTTATTCAAACCCTAACCAATAGAGAAATCGTTTGCGGGATCGCTTCTGAAGAAAACGACGATTTTATCACGATTGCCGGAAGCCGTAATGATCATAAAAATAAATATGTGGTGCTTATGGATCCTTTGGATGGAAGTTCTAATATCGATGTAAATGTATCGGTAGGCACGATTTTTTCAATTTATCGAAGGGTTACTCCGCTTGGGACACCGGTTACTTCAGAAGATTTTCTACAGCCTGGAAATTTACAGGTTGCCGCAGGATATATTATCTACGGGACATCAACAATGTTAGTATATACCACAGGACATGGCGTAAACGGATTTACATTAAATCCGGCGCTGGGCTCCTGGTACCTTTCGCATCCTGATATGAAATTCCCAGAAAACGGAAATATTTATTCTATTAACGAAGGAAATTATGCGCATTTTCCAACCGGCGTCAAAAAATATATAAAATACTGCCAGGAAGAAGAAGGTGACCGCCCTTATACCTCGCGATATATTGGTTCGATGGTTTCAGACATCCACCGGAATATGATTAAAGGCGGTATTTATATTTATCCAAAAAGTACGAAATATGACAAAGGAAAACTTCGTTTATTATACGAATGCAATCCTATGGCATTTATCGTTGAGCAGGCAGGAGGTAAAGCCAGCGACGGGTATCAACGCGTGATGGATATAATGCCTACAGAACTTCACGAGCGATCTGCCATTTTTTGCGGAAGCAAAAAAATGGTCGAAAAAGCAGAAGCCTTTATGAAAGAATTTGGAGATTAA